The Helianthus annuus cultivar XRQ/B chromosome 16, HanXRQr2.0-SUNRISE, whole genome shotgun sequence genome includes a window with the following:
- the LOC110916626 gene encoding uncharacterized protein LOC110916626, with amino-acid sequence MLLHDPIGIPSCFTASAGEDQYSVVTKSGQTLFMSVYKTHIAGSCRCITITWLKHHLFHGLSVSVDGDDSPEADSTCKVDLKPWCFWRKQGSKSFSINGIILDVFWDLKGAKFNGETEPTSEYYVAVVCDQEVVLLLGDLKKDAYRKTGCRPALIEPILVSRKEHVFGKKKFSTRLKFHEKGQFHELSIECKNKGDGYAVAPAMEIRIDGRLMINVKHLQWKFRGNECIHFSKVRIEVYWDIHDWLFSPGLRHALFIFKLAVPEPSPAISGRSSPLSSQSSGSVDGFDPSGLNEFCLFLYAWKVE; translated from the exons ATGCTGCTGCATGATCCAATTGGGATTCCATCTTGTTTTACAGCCAGTGCCGGTGAAGATCAATATTCAGTTGTCACAAAGTCCGGCCAGACCCTTTTCATGTCCGTTTACAAGACCCATATCGCCGGTAGTTGCCGCTGCATCACCATAACATGGTTGAAACACCACCTGTTTCACGGGTTATCGGTTTCGGTTGACGGAGATGACTCACCCGAGGCTGACTCCACCTGCAAGGTGGACCTAAAACCATGGTGCTTTTGGAGAAAACAAGGGTCCAAAAGTTTTAGCATCAATG GGATTATCCTGGATGTATTTTGGGACCTCAAGGGTGCGAAATTTAACGGTGAGACAGAACCAACGTCAGAGTATTACGTCGCAGTGGTTTGCGATCAAGAAGTGGTGCTTTTGCTCGGTGATTTGAAGAAAGATGCTTATCGGAAAACCGGTTGTAGGCCTGCTTTGATCGAGCCCATTTTGGTATCAAGAAAAGAACATGTTTTTGGTAAGAAAAAGTTTTCAACAAGGTTAAAGTTTCATGAAAAAGGACAGTTTCACGAGCTTTCAATTGAGTGCAAGAACAAAGGGGATGGATACGCGGTTGCTCCGGCTATGGAGATAAGAATAGATGGACGTTTGATGATCAATGTAAAGCATTTGCAATGGAAGTTTAGAGGCAATGAATGTATCCATTTTAGTAAAGTGAGAATAGAGGTATATTGGGATATACATGATTGGCTTTTTAGCCCGGGTTTAAGGCATGCGTTGTTTATCTTTAAGCTCGCGGTTCCCGAGCCTTCTCCAGCGATATCAGGACGGTCTTCACCATTGTCGTCACAGAGTTCGGGTTCGGTTGATGGGTTTGATCCAAGTGGTTTAAATGAGTTTTGCCTGTTTCTTTATGCTTGGAAGGTTGAATGA